A genome region from Deinococcus planocerae includes the following:
- a CDS encoding ABC transporter permease gives MNGPGLPPADAIRMAWQAVWQNRAQTLLSVLAMGLGTFSIALMLNLSELAARAISSQFTSTIGNSVLVQQDTTNVGEYSVKLNDDDVRSLSGLYGVTAVPRIAEPVVYQTPGNRSIPVTLNGSPGDLPRLDRTVTVQSGRYFSAFEAATGAAVGVLNDQAVRDLFGRRDPLGKTVLLHYLNGVRVNVVVVGVLPPAPGIFQALGSPQVLVPNALIWRVSPTTRRGQYDAIELLLTPEAVADDVAQQVQRHLDLRHGPHRFRAQSLNVFLELIGSVRNLLEFVFGALGVLSIVGGSLGVMNVMLSSVTERMQEIGLLMALGGTATDINRQFLLEAFTQSALGSVLGVLSANVLVALLVLIVPALGPYQINPLATGVSIGITLVSGLFFGVMPAAKAASLDPITCLRHE, from the coding sequence ATGAACGGCCCCGGACTGCCGCCCGCCGACGCGATTCGGATGGCGTGGCAGGCCGTGTGGCAAAACCGCGCCCAGACGCTCCTGTCCGTGCTGGCGATGGGGCTCGGCACCTTTTCCATCGCCCTGATGCTGAACCTCAGCGAGCTGGCCGCGCGCGCCATCAGCAGCCAGTTCACCTCCACCATCGGCAACAGCGTCCTGGTTCAGCAGGACACCACCAACGTCGGCGAGTACAGCGTGAAACTGAACGACGACGACGTGCGCTCGCTGTCGGGGCTGTACGGCGTGACGGCCGTGCCGCGCATCGCCGAGCCGGTCGTGTACCAGACCCCGGGCAACCGCTCCATCCCCGTGACCCTCAACGGCTCGCCCGGCGACCTCCCCCGCCTCGACCGGACCGTCACGGTGCAGTCGGGCCGCTACTTCAGCGCCTTCGAGGCGGCGACCGGCGCGGCCGTGGGGGTGCTGAACGACCAGGCCGTGCGGGACCTGTTCGGCCGCCGCGACCCCCTGGGCAAGACCGTGCTGCTCCACTACCTGAACGGGGTGCGCGTGAACGTGGTCGTCGTGGGCGTCCTGCCGCCCGCGCCGGGCATCTTCCAGGCGCTCGGCAGCCCCCAGGTGCTGGTCCCCAACGCCCTGATCTGGCGGGTGTCGCCCACCACCCGGCGCGGCCAGTACGACGCCATCGAACTGCTCCTGACGCCCGAAGCGGTGGCGGACGACGTGGCCCAGCAGGTGCAGCGGCACCTGGACCTGCGCCACGGCCCCCACCGCTTCCGCGCCCAGTCCCTCAACGTCTTTCTGGAACTGATCGGGTCGGTGCGCAACCTGCTGGAGTTCGTGTTCGGTGCCCTGGGGGTGCTCTCCATCGTGGGCGGCAGCCTGGGCGTCATGAACGTCATGCTCTCGTCGGTCACCGAGCGCATGCAGGAAATCGGCCTCCTGATGGCCCTGGGCGGCACCGCCACCGACATCAACCGGCAGTTTCTGCTGGAGGCGTTCACCCAGTCCGCGCTGGGCAGCGTGCTGGGCGTCCTGAGCGCCAACGTGCTGGTGGCCCTGCTGGTGCTGATCGTCCCGGCCCTCGGTCCCTACCAGATCAACCCGCTCGCCACGGGCGTCTCCATCGGCATCACGCTCGTTTCCGGCCTGTTCTTCGGGGTGATGCCCGCCGCGAAGGCCGCCTCGCTCGACCCCATCACCTGCCTCCGACATGAGTAA
- a CDS encoding ATP-binding cassette domain-containing protein translates to MTLTAAPSLYSPVLPGASVHAASSAVLVEASGLTKRYSRRVVAVSDISFQARAGEIFGLLGPNGAGKTTTLRMLATLLPPTEGTALVNGHDIRHASAAVRRDIGVVNGGMGLYDRLTGREVLEYFASFYGLGRADTARRITELADQLQMDELLDRRTRQYSTGMKQKIVIARAVIHEPSVVILDEATNGLDIMARRAVLDFARAFRRAGKTVLYSTHVMSEAEELCDRAIIIHEGRIKAEGTIDCLKARVNAASLEQAFFDLVRGPKASVFGS, encoded by the coding sequence ATGACCCTGACCGCCGCACCTTCCCTGTATTCTCCCGTGCTGCCGGGCGCGTCTGTCCACGCGGCGAGCAGCGCCGTCCTGGTGGAGGCGAGCGGCCTCACCAAGCGCTACTCGCGCCGGGTCGTGGCGGTGAGTGACATCAGCTTCCAGGCCCGCGCCGGGGAGATTTTTGGCCTGCTGGGTCCCAACGGGGCGGGCAAGACCACCACGCTGCGGATGCTCGCCACGCTGCTGCCCCCCACCGAGGGCACGGCCCTGGTCAACGGACACGACATCCGCCACGCCTCGGCGGCCGTGCGCCGTGACATCGGGGTGGTCAACGGCGGCATGGGGCTGTACGACCGGCTGACGGGCCGCGAGGTGCTGGAGTACTTCGCGTCCTTTTACGGGCTGGGCCGGGCCGACACGGCGCGCCGCATCACCGAGCTGGCCGACCAGCTTCAGATGGACGAGTTGCTCGACCGCCGCACCCGGCAGTACTCGACCGGGATGAAGCAGAAGATCGTGATTGCCCGCGCCGTCATCCACGAGCCCAGCGTCGTGATCCTGGACGAGGCCACGAACGGGCTCGACATCATGGCGCGCCGGGCCGTCCTCGACTTCGCGCGGGCCTTCCGGCGGGCGGGCAAGACGGTGCTGTACTCCACCCACGTCATGAGCGAGGCCGAGGAACTGTGCGACCGCGCGATCATCATCCACGAGGGCCGCATCAAGGCCGAGGGGACCATCGACTGCCTCAAGGCGCGGGTCAACGCGGCGAGCCTGGAGCAGGCTTTTTTCGACCTGGTGCGCGGCCCCAAGGCCAGCGTGTTCGGTTCGTGA
- a CDS encoding ABC transporter permease subunit, producing MHWNYILRIVGKELRSSLRDRRTLMASVFLPLAMIPLFLIGFPLLIQNTAQSTANERQVVGVLHLGRLPAALRSALTADTAQGKGVLLVPTNEGLGAVRDGDLDVVIDLPENLPAVAGGASVPIRIYAKLSNQKTRLVVGKVTDAIEAYNRTLVTARLRQAGLGPQTLQPVVGQPVNAATLAEQRSGPFAFMIPYLLTLWLLTGGQAPAIDATAGEKERGTLEALLVTPVSRLDVVIGKFIGVMIFAVTASVFTILGLAVASAVARQVLGHGEVAQAFGVNLDLGPQGMLALSLGTLSTAALLASVLLALGIVARSFREAQTYVAPLALLIAVPAISLQFADFLTRDPSLYAVPLVGSMLVILDIVRGAWQAQAVALAVLANVLTAALVVVLAWLSFRRERVLFRN from the coding sequence ATGCACTGGAATTACATCCTGAGAATCGTCGGCAAGGAACTGCGCTCGTCCCTGCGCGACCGCCGCACCCTGATGGCGAGCGTCTTTTTGCCGCTGGCCATGATTCCCCTGTTCCTGATCGGCTTTCCCCTGCTGATCCAGAACACCGCCCAGAGCACCGCGAACGAGCGCCAGGTCGTCGGCGTCCTGCACCTCGGGCGCCTGCCCGCCGCCCTGCGGTCGGCCCTGACCGCCGATACGGCCCAGGGCAAGGGCGTGCTGCTCGTGCCCACCAACGAGGGACTGGGCGCCGTGCGTGACGGTGACCTCGACGTGGTGATCGATCTGCCCGAAAACCTGCCGGCGGTGGCGGGCGGCGCGAGCGTGCCCATCAGGATCTACGCCAAGCTCTCCAACCAGAAGACGCGGCTCGTCGTGGGGAAGGTGACGGACGCCATCGAGGCCTACAACCGCACGCTGGTGACGGCCCGACTGCGCCAGGCCGGGCTGGGACCACAGACGCTGCAACCGGTGGTCGGGCAGCCGGTGAATGCCGCCACCCTGGCCGAGCAGCGCAGCGGCCCCTTCGCGTTCATGATTCCGTATCTCCTCACCCTGTGGCTGCTGACGGGCGGCCAGGCCCCGGCCATCGACGCGACCGCCGGGGAAAAGGAGCGCGGCACCCTGGAGGCGCTGCTCGTGACCCCCGTCTCACGCCTCGACGTGGTGATCGGCAAATTCATCGGCGTGATGATTTTCGCGGTGACGGCGAGCGTCTTCACCATCCTGGGGCTGGCCGTGGCGAGTGCGGTCGCGCGCCAGGTGCTCGGGCACGGCGAGGTGGCGCAGGCTTTCGGCGTGAACCTGGACCTGGGTCCCCAGGGAATGCTGGCCCTGAGCCTAGGCACCCTGTCGACCGCCGCGCTGCTCGCCAGCGTGCTGCTCGCCCTGGGCATTGTTGCCCGCTCGTTCCGCGAGGCACAGACCTACGTCGCGCCGCTGGCACTTCTGATCGCGGTGCCGGCCATCAGCCTCCAGTTCGCGGACTTTCTGACCCGCGACCCCAGCCTGTACGCGGTGCCGCTGGTCGGTTCGATGTTGGTGATCCTCGACATCGTGCGCGGTGCCTGGCAGGCCCAGGCCGTTGCCCTGGCCGTCCTCGCCAACGTGCTCACCGCCGCCCTGGTGGTCGTCCTCGCCTGGCTGAGCTTTCGCCGTGAGCGCGTGCTCTTCCGGAACTGA
- a CDS encoding alpha/beta hydrolase family protein — protein sequence MNKAPVLSALLLASLAHAQQVGREDITLNFGDFQSKAQWTYPGSTTGKLPAVLLIPGSTPADMDFHVYGADGTLKSSIFKDLADGLATRGVATLRYNKHYVSGPRQVDAQKFYTQADLGMFLRDAETALQAVEQNPRVDPRRVFVYGWSEGSTVAAALAARHPELAGLILQGPVVLPWRQLFEAQFNTVQLPYLRSVVGDTLTNDGLIKLLTGQGGLVAKSVAAYFADQTQAQQGKFVINSALDTDKDGRLEVNTEVVPGFKAVLDSAFTPQGVFRIYAPGRALPTVTAQVPNLKLPVLVLQGQDDASTPVGNLGTLEAAFQKAGTRATVKVYPGLGHTLGPARSEIDDDFRPIAAQPMQDTINWIKAR from the coding sequence ATGAACAAAGCCCCCGTGTTGTCTGCCCTGCTGCTCGCCTCACTCGCGCATGCCCAGCAGGTGGGGCGCGAGGACATCACGCTGAACTTCGGTGACTTCCAGAGCAAGGCCCAGTGGACGTATCCGGGCAGCACGACCGGGAAGCTTCCTGCCGTGCTGCTCATCCCGGGCTCCACGCCTGCCGATATGGACTTTCATGTCTATGGTGCGGACGGCACCCTGAAGTCCAGTATCTTCAAGGACCTCGCTGACGGTCTCGCCACGCGGGGCGTCGCGACGCTGCGCTACAACAAGCACTACGTCAGCGGCCCGCGGCAGGTGGACGCCCAAAAGTTCTACACCCAGGCCGACCTGGGCATGTTCCTGCGCGACGCCGAGACGGCCCTCCAGGCCGTGGAACAGAATCCGCGCGTGGACCCAAGGCGGGTCTTCGTCTACGGCTGGAGCGAGGGCAGCACCGTCGCCGCCGCCCTCGCCGCACGTCACCCCGAACTGGCTGGTCTGATTCTTCAGGGACCGGTGGTTCTGCCGTGGCGGCAACTCTTCGAGGCGCAGTTCAACACCGTGCAGCTTCCCTACCTGCGCTCAGTGGTAGGTGACACGCTGACGAACGACGGTCTCATCAAACTGCTCACTGGTCAGGGAGGCCTCGTCGCTAAGAGCGTCGCCGCGTACTTCGCTGACCAGACGCAGGCGCAGCAGGGCAAGTTCGTCATTAACTCCGCCCTCGACACGGATAAGGATGGTCGCCTGGAAGTGAATACCGAAGTCGTGCCGGGCTTCAAGGCGGTGCTGGACTCCGCCTTCACCCCACAAGGAGTGTTCCGTATCTACGCGCCGGGCCGCGCGCTTCCAACCGTGACCGCGCAAGTGCCCAACCTCAAGCTGCCGGTCCTGGTGCTGCAGGGCCAAGACGACGCGAGCACGCCCGTGGGGAACCTCGGGACGCTCGAGGCGGCCTTCCAGAAGGCGGGCACGCGGGCCACCGTCAAGGTCTACCCCGGGCTGGGGCACACCCTCGGTCCGGCCAGGAGCGAGATCGACGACGACTTCCGGCCCATCGCTGCCCAGCCCATGCAAGACACCATCAACTGGATCAAGGCGCGCTGA
- a CDS encoding ParA family protein → MRTLAILSLKGGVGKTTTTLYLAAVAASQGQAVTVIDADSEHSAHRWAAHAELPFEVIQGEPDRLARQVRAAGTMGGVVIIDTPPNSRELLLRAGGLADTALVPVAPTGLEVDRLRPTLELLADLQAQREELDVAVLLTRYNPRRRLAREAEEALTGLPVLNARVRELEAYKAAFGGTPTDLEEYAAVWKELQE, encoded by the coding sequence ATGAGAACGCTCGCCATACTGAGTCTCAAGGGAGGGGTCGGGAAGACCACCACGACGCTCTACCTGGCCGCCGTGGCTGCCAGTCAGGGACAAGCCGTGACGGTGATCGACGCCGACAGCGAGCACAGTGCCCACCGCTGGGCGGCCCACGCCGAGCTGCCCTTCGAGGTGATCCAGGGGGAACCGGACCGCCTGGCCCGGCAGGTCAGGGCCGCCGGGACGATGGGGGGAGTCGTCATCATCGACACGCCGCCCAACTCGCGGGAACTGCTGCTGCGGGCGGGTGGTCTGGCCGACACAGCGCTCGTGCCCGTCGCTCCCACAGGGCTGGAGGTAGACCGCTTGCGGCCCACGCTGGAGCTGCTGGCAGACCTCCAGGCCCAGCGGGAGGAGCTGGACGTGGCCGTGCTGCTGACCCGCTATAACCCGCGCCGACGTCTGGCCCGCGAGGCCGAGGAGGCTCTGACCGGGCTCCCGGTCCTGAATGCCCGTGTCCGCGAGCTCGAAGCATACAAGGCGGCCTTCGGCGGCACGCCCACCGACTTGGAGGAGTACGCCGCCGTCTGGAAGGAGTTGCAGGAATGA
- a CDS encoding HNH endonuclease, whose amino-acid sequence MRKRKRYVKCWDRETGRTVLLHRRVAETMLGRALLPGEIVHHRDGDSLNNSRDNLLVLPNQRYHAHFEYHLRREKRGQPLLFPELLQVIREDQRGTLFEGILPSRLQLLPEHPAGGPQPPEAI is encoded by the coding sequence ATGCGGAAGCGCAAACGGTACGTCAAATGTTGGGACCGCGAGACAGGACGGACGGTTCTGTTGCACCGGAGGGTGGCCGAAACGATGCTGGGCCGCGCGCTCCTGCCCGGGGAGATCGTCCATCACCGCGACGGCGACTCCCTCAACAACTCCCGGGACAACCTGCTCGTCCTCCCGAACCAGCGCTACCACGCCCACTTCGAATACCACCTGCGCCGTGAGAAGCGGGGGCAACCCCTCCTGTTTCCCGAACTCCTCCAGGTCATTCGCGAAGACCAGCGGGGCACCCTGTTCGAGGGCATCCTGCCCAGCCGACTTCAACTCCTTCCTGAGCACCCCGCAGGGGGACCACAACCACCAGAAGCAATCTAG
- a CDS encoding nucleotidyl transferase AbiEii/AbiGii toxin family protein yields MTRTTDPSPVSILARLRHLGRTHYPNLPANAMLLLYAQQGLLARLDASPYAEYFVLKGALSLFARYGQAARPTEDLDLAARGLPHTPEEVRRVLEEVCRLPYADSLIFDPQSVRVSPINEAMNYPGVAVRLVALLGSSRANVQIDVSFGNAITPGPVTWTFPPLLVERGVPVSIYPLETVVTEKFAALVEIGEATTRMKDLYDLHVVLTREVLAAGEMSLALRRSFAARETPQAALPRILDESFGRSEVLAPRWRQYLARTRFSAPPLDAVMTLLRAFYRPLLLEGRSQGTWSLAEARWHDD; encoded by the coding sequence ATGACCAGGACCACTGACCCCAGTCCGGTAAGTATCCTCGCCCGGCTGCGCCACCTCGGTCGCACCCACTACCCCAACCTGCCCGCCAACGCCATGCTGCTGCTCTACGCCCAGCAGGGGCTGCTCGCCCGACTCGACGCCAGCCCCTATGCGGAGTACTTCGTGCTCAAGGGCGCCCTGAGTCTCTTCGCCCGGTACGGGCAGGCCGCCCGCCCCACCGAGGACCTCGACCTCGCGGCCCGGGGCCTGCCCCACACCCCGGAGGAGGTGCGGCGGGTGCTGGAGGAGGTGTGCCGCCTCCCTTACGCCGATAGCTTGATCTTCGACCCGCAGAGCGTACGGGTCTCCCCCATCAACGAGGCGATGAATTACCCCGGCGTCGCGGTGCGCCTGGTCGCCCTGCTGGGATCGTCGCGCGCCAATGTGCAGATCGACGTGTCGTTCGGCAACGCCATCACGCCGGGGCCGGTGACCTGGACGTTCCCACCCCTCTTGGTGGAGCGTGGTGTCCCCGTCTCCATCTACCCCCTGGAGACGGTGGTGACCGAGAAGTTCGCGGCCCTGGTCGAGATCGGCGAGGCGACCACGCGCATGAAGGACCTCTACGACCTGCACGTCGTCCTGACCAGGGAAGTTCTCGCGGCGGGTGAGATGTCGCTCGCCCTGCGCCGCAGTTTCGCGGCCCGGGAGACACCGCAGGCGGCGCTCCCGCGCATTCTCGACGAGTCTTTTGGTCGGTCGGAAGTTCTGGCCCCACGCTGGCGGCAGTACCTGGCGCGCACCCGGTTCTCCGCCCCACCCCTGGACGCGGTGATGACCCTGCTGAGGGCGTTTTACCGACCTCTCCTCCTGGAGGGGCGCAGCCAGGGAACCTGGAGCCTCGCCGAAGCTCGCTGGCATGACGACTGA
- a CDS encoding type IV toxin-antitoxin system AbiEi family antitoxin domain-containing protein, protein MNMVAEGAETVLELFVQRGGYLTSRDAVQAGVPGMTLTRLLRRGVIERPQRGVYRLVDTGKLEAVAAEAEDLLEVQLRFPYARPCLVSALHLHGLTTTRPAALQFAVPARHRRPVVDFPALEIFYFGPRAYRAGLTTLDVRGRPLTTYSPEKTLTDLLRYAPRFGRDLYLEGLKKYLGQPGVQVQALIQMGKDQGVWKELSRDLEVLLHDQDH, encoded by the coding sequence ATGAACATGGTGGCTGAGGGGGCCGAAACGGTGCTTGAACTCTTCGTCCAACGCGGCGGGTACCTGACCTCGCGGGACGCGGTGCAGGCGGGTGTACCGGGGATGACCCTCACCCGGTTGTTGCGGCGGGGCGTGATCGAGCGGCCCCAGCGGGGGGTATACCGCCTGGTGGATACGGGCAAGCTGGAGGCGGTCGCTGCGGAGGCCGAGGATCTGCTGGAGGTGCAGCTGCGCTTCCCCTACGCCCGCCCCTGCCTCGTCAGCGCCCTGCACCTGCACGGTTTGACGACGACCCGGCCAGCCGCCCTGCAGTTCGCTGTGCCCGCCCGTCATCGGCGACCCGTCGTGGACTTCCCCGCGCTGGAGATCTTCTACTTCGGACCCAGGGCCTACCGTGCGGGCCTGACCACCCTCGACGTCCGCGGGCGGCCACTGACCACCTACAGCCCGGAGAAGACCTTAACTGACCTCTTGCGCTACGCCCCGAGGTTCGGACGCGACCTCTACCTCGAGGGGTTGAAGAAGTATCTGGGGCAGCCCGGGGTCCAGGTGCAGGCCTTGATTCAGATGGGCAAGGACCAGGGCGTGTGGAAGGAGCTGTCGAGGGACCTGGAGGTGCTGCTGCATGACCAGGACCACTGA
- a CDS encoding site-specific integrase, whose product MRIQRGLDLMQVASLDGRERCGPSGGCATVRAMPLPVQQAADVLRGHVVGVPESEHEVQQDAPLLLQKSTNSYRSGFHGGELHQWLCEFQERLHATGILPVDINFRSRDCRRIVATRLYIKKIPILDISKLLGHKHVNTTVRYIAHVGGDIARYLEEA is encoded by the coding sequence ATGCGGATACAGCGTGGACTCGACCTGATGCAGGTCGCCAGCCTGGATGGCCGCGAAAGGTGTGGGCCATCGGGCGGCTGTGCGACGGTGAGGGCTATGCCATTGCCAGTGCAGCAGGCCGCGGACGTCCTCCGCGGTCATGTGGTAGGCGTGCCCGAGAGCGAGCATGAGGTCCAACAGGACGCACCCCTCTTATTGCAAAAGAGCACGAACAGTTATAGGTCAGGATTTCATGGAGGAGAGTTACACCAATGGCTGTGTGAATTTCAGGAGCGCCTGCATGCCACAGGGATTTTACCTGTAGACATTAACTTTAGGTCCCGAGATTGCCGACGCATTGTGGCAACCAGACTTTACATTAAAAAGATTCCCATCTTAGACATATCCAAGCTACTTGGACATAAGCATGTAAATACGACTGTGCGCTATATAGCTCATGTGGGGGGTGACATTGCAAGATATCTTGAAGAGGCGTGA
- a CDS encoding DUF2442 domain-containing protein produces the protein MRQPDSASPPQSRPDVPKPGPITEVLVEPGSHQLWVTLGGEQTHRIDLTPLLAVETYRTLRLRTLFARVQVSTNGHHLLWPGGARLDIASSLQAGPLPVRTLAVVPAQQRYRPLRPLPIEPTVVQRLLQLRPGELDQILQRTPAPAEVLFARLYDLGVFLTGHFAPEHLAALMRQPWRYGEQRCPGEPLLHTMLGWLQWGRPDLIERPCMLIATGE, from the coding sequence ATGAGGCAGCCGGACAGCGCCTCCCCACCACAATCCAGGCCAGACGTCCCCAAGCCAGGACCGATCACCGAGGTCCTGGTCGAGCCGGGCAGTCACCAGCTGTGGGTGACCCTCGGCGGCGAGCAGACCCACCGCATTGACCTCACCCCCCTGCTGGCCGTCGAGACGTACCGGACCCTGCGTCTGCGCACCCTCTTCGCTCGGGTGCAGGTAAGTACAAACGGCCACCATCTGCTCTGGCCCGGCGGCGCCCGGCTGGACATCGCCTCCAGCCTGCAAGCCGGACCGCTCCCCGTGCGGACCCTTGCCGTCGTTCCTGCCCAGCAGCGGTACCGCCCCCTGCGTCCCCTGCCCATCGAGCCGACAGTCGTCCAGCGTTTGCTCCAGTTGCGCCCCGGCGAACTCGACCAGATCCTGCAACGTACTCCCGCTCCCGCCGAGGTGCTGTTCGCCCGCCTGTACGACCTGGGCGTCTTCCTTACTGGGCACTTCGCCCCCGAACACCTGGCCGCGCTCATGCGGCAGCCCTGGCGCTACGGCGAGCAGCGCTGCCCGGGAGAGCCGCTACTCCACACCATGCTTGGCTGGCTCCAGTGGGGCCGCCCCGACCTGATCGAGCGCCCCTGCATGCTCATCGCCACCGGTGAGTAA
- a CDS encoding J domain-containing protein gives MSTVIGKADDLAEQLQGWSEMRRNLEQPSPADLGRQVEVEAVQELHNLMPLEWEMIPNLLLASGGDADAILVSPVGEKYVVDVKARTDRMDLGAPRGDRVKSWRELHDQVRHAARQLRGVPVVWQPRARDTDFSLIGEVWCLRGGATELLEALETLGGADGGGGPHEVLGVAPDASPEEIRAAYRELAKRYHPDRVGHLGPEFRQLAERRMKAINAAYQKLVG, from the coding sequence GTGAGCACGGTGATCGGCAAGGCGGATGACCTCGCCGAACAGTTGCAGGGTTGGTCCGAGATGCGGCGCAACCTCGAGCAGCCCTCGCCCGCCGACCTCGGGCGACAGGTCGAGGTGGAGGCTGTTCAGGAGCTGCACAACCTGATGCCACTCGAGTGGGAGATGATCCCGAACCTGCTGCTGGCCTCGGGGGGCGACGCGGACGCCATCCTCGTGTCACCGGTGGGGGAGAAGTACGTGGTGGATGTGAAGGCCAGGACGGACCGGATGGACCTGGGAGCGCCAAGGGGCGACCGGGTGAAGTCGTGGCGGGAGCTCCATGACCAGGTGCGGCACGCGGCGCGCCAGCTTCGGGGGGTGCCCGTGGTGTGGCAACCCCGCGCCCGGGACACGGACTTTTCGCTGATCGGCGAGGTGTGGTGTCTGCGTGGGGGGGCGACGGAGCTGCTCGAGGCCCTGGAGACGCTGGGAGGTGCGGATGGCGGGGGAGGACCGCACGAGGTGCTGGGGGTAGCGCCGGACGCCTCGCCGGAGGAGATCCGGGCGGCGTACCGGGAGCTGGCCAAGAGGTATCACCCGGACCGGGTGGGGCATCTGGGGCCGGAGTTCCGTCAGTTGGCCGAGCGTCGAATGAAGGCGATCAATGCGGCGTATCAGAAGCTCGTGGGTTGA
- a CDS encoding replication initiator protein A, whose product MVKQPEQEMMLREDLNVGQLGLISIQRKIAPDYTAWKVAFERAGVLGEIECNGAQKYGVPHGIDNDSYLALQELYIEHGCPEDGRFGFTMYRLLQMCGLDDSGANRRMMRESLERLSATQYWISGAWRSHEDDDWVTAGFRLIEKLVFTRARRDTEGAKLIAVTLPRELTRNIRNGYFKPVSSTLLRQLGQPARAAYRVLDALRHDPVQHQSRTVSFQINLMELAQRCGIASDKPDKIRRTLEPIHDDLLGAKYLREVSITGRGKKQVVSYVFGQAVPEPDAELVALLVAMRVPIVAAKKVALDYPEHVRDGVRQARAIVERGYAPQNYVGFVLDVVRSYGNGKYAWPEGTQAPEVVEEGRQRAQVRVRQDVQALDEVVRAPSAEDLTRTLAFLLMGEGVRKEDLARLPVATLQDLHARLLGRPQEDRAEIARQVKTLLNAHP is encoded by the coding sequence GTGGTCAAGCAGCCCGAGCAGGAGATGATGCTTCGCGAGGACCTCAACGTAGGGCAACTCGGGCTGATCTCGATTCAGCGCAAGATCGCGCCGGACTACACCGCCTGGAAGGTGGCCTTCGAACGGGCTGGGGTTCTGGGAGAGATCGAGTGCAACGGCGCGCAGAAGTATGGTGTGCCCCACGGCATTGACAACGACTCCTACCTGGCGTTGCAGGAGCTCTACATCGAGCACGGTTGCCCGGAAGACGGGCGCTTCGGCTTCACGATGTACCGGCTGCTGCAGATGTGCGGGTTGGACGACAGCGGTGCCAACCGCCGGATGATGCGCGAGAGTCTGGAGCGGCTCAGCGCCACGCAGTACTGGATCAGCGGCGCCTGGCGCAGCCACGAGGACGACGACTGGGTCACCGCCGGGTTCCGGCTGATCGAGAAGCTGGTGTTTACTCGGGCTCGCCGGGACACCGAGGGGGCCAAGCTGATCGCAGTCACCCTTCCGCGAGAACTCACGCGCAATATCCGCAACGGATATTTCAAACCCGTGAGCAGCACCCTGCTGCGCCAGCTCGGGCAGCCGGCGCGCGCCGCGTACCGGGTGCTTGATGCCTTGCGGCACGACCCCGTCCAGCACCAGTCACGCACCGTGAGTTTCCAAATTAACCTGATGGAGCTCGCCCAGCGCTGCGGGATCGCCAGCGACAAACCGGACAAGATTCGCCGTACGCTCGAACCCATCCACGACGACCTTTTGGGGGCCAAGTACTTGCGCGAGGTCTCGATCACCGGGCGGGGAAAAAAACAGGTGGTGAGCTACGTGTTCGGGCAGGCCGTCCCGGAGCCCGATGCCGAACTCGTCGCGCTCCTCGTTGCCATGAGGGTACCCATCGTGGCAGCCAAGAAGGTGGCGCTCGACTATCCGGAGCACGTGCGCGACGGGGTAAGACAGGCGCGGGCGATCGTGGAGCGTGGGTACGCGCCACAGAATTATGTCGGCTTCGTGCTCGACGTGGTGCGCTCGTATGGCAACGGCAAGTACGCGTGGCCTGAGGGCACTCAGGCGCCGGAGGTGGTGGAGGAGGGCCGCCAGCGCGCGCAGGTGCGGGTCAGACAGGACGTGCAGGCGCTGGATGAGGTCGTGCGCGCGCCTTCTGCCGAGGACCTCACGCGGACTCTCGCATTCCTGTTGATGGGTGAGGGGGTGCGCAAAGAGGACCTCGCTCGCCTGCCGGTAGCCACCCTGCAAGACTTGCATGCCCGGTTGCTTGGCCGTCCCCAGGAGGACCGCGCGGAAATCGCTCGGCAGGTCAAGACGCTCCTGAACGCACACCCATAG